The DNA region CGCGAAGGTGCCCACACTCCCGACCTGCCCGTGGCTTCCCAACACGGGGCGAGCAGGGCCCCGCTCTAGGAAAACAGGCAGCTGGGGAAACGGGTGACCCTGAGGCCTGGGTGCCATGGTGCCGACACAGCCCGTCTCTGCTGGCAGGCATCCAGGGCAAGGACAGAAAGCAGATCACTGGCTAATGATTAAAAACCTAATCGCACAGTCCAGAGTTTCCCAACAGCCTCTCTTCGCCACGCTCCCTGGGCCAGGCAGCAGAAACCCCACTGCAGGCGCCGGTTCCCCGCAGGGACCTTTAGCCAGGCGGGACTTGCAGGCTCCgcagcagctctccaggctgGGGTGAAGCTCCGCACcgcttctcccctgccccagcatccccccagaccACCCCTTGCCAAGGGCGATGTGATCCAAGCAATCATCAAGGGATCAGGGTGTCCTCCCCAGCCTGCCAGACAGCTGGGCAGGGACCAGAGCTCCCAGGCCTGTCGTGGCTGGCAGAAGCCTTGCCGCCAACGCAGCGTAAGCTCCGTAGCACCAAAGCCTGGCAGCAGAACTGCCCCGGAGGTGCCGTGCGGCGTGGCCCCACTCCTGGCCCAGCGCCCGTGGCTGATTCAGCAGGTTTCCGTGGGCGAGCCAGCTGCCTGCCCCCGCCCTGCTCTGCCCGGACTTTGCTCACCGAAGGCCGCCAGAGAGGCAGATGTGGCTCGCAAGCTGTAAACACGTGCCATGGCTGTGACCTCCCTCCGCCTGCATGCCACCCCCGCCGGGCGATGCGCTCCCCGGGGCGCACCCTCCGCCAAACACCGGGGACCAGCCAGGCCACCCCATCCCCGTGCATCCCACCTGCCGGCTGAGCGATGCTGCGCACCCACCGCTCCCCATGGGGACATTCCTGTCCCTAGAATAGAGGGCAAGTAGACTTAAGTGTCACCTCAAATCACACATCCTCATGgagatatttttcttctgaacactGCAAACTACTTCCAGCACAAGGCAGGTTATTGTGGGGCTCCGCAGCTACTCCTGGTGGGGGTGTGGAGCTGACGGGGCAGGGATGGGGCCGGCAGCCTCACAGGGGACGCTCCTGCCCGTGGCCAGCACCCCATGCAGGTCCCTCCTTCCCCCTAATACCTCAGCGAGGATCACTCACCCCGTGtaggctggctggctgctccgGAGGAGTCAACTGGGAGAGCCAGGAGGGGAAATCCTTCTGGGGGCTCTGAAAGAGATCCAGAGGGTCACAGAAGAGTGTCCCCGATCCCACCTCCATCCCCGCCTGGCAGGGAGGCCAGCACCGGCCCCCTGCTCACCTTCTGTCCTGGAGGGAAAATCTGCAGCTCCTCAATGGTGAAGTGGAGCCAGACTGGCGAGGGCTGCCGCAGGATGAACCGCACCGCTGTCACCTGGTCCACGTCGCACAGCATCTGCCGGGACGAGGACGAAGGGAGCTGTCACCTCAGGGGCCGGCCAGGCTGGCGCCGCTCCAGGGCAGCTTGTGGGATTTCCtccaaaaaagccccaacccgCCCCAGATGGAAGGAGCCCAAGGGACGTGTCACCTCACGGTGGCTGGCTGGGCAGAGCCAGGCTCGGGCCGGACCAGCACGGGGACCCTCGCTGCTGAGAAGGGCTGGCAGGGACAGGAGAGCCGCTGCCGTGGGGGCACGGCGGGGCATCGGCacggggccccagggcccaggagCCGTCCCGGGGCGTGGGCAAAGAGGGGCGAGCTCCGGAGGCGCGGGCGACGCCACGGTCACCGTCCGGCCATGCCGACCTGGTGGCGGCGGAGGGAGAAGTAGTCCTGGGAGCCCTCCTCGGTGTGCGGGCAGGGCATCAGGCAGTAGTCCCGCAGGCAGGTCACCCACCGGCGGGAGCCGCTGGGGCCGGGGCGCTGCACCCGCACGCTCAGGAAGGCCGTGTAGAAGTTCCTGAAGACGATCTCCTGCACCTGCGGGACCGGCGGCCTCAGCCCCCGCACcggcagccccccctccccgtaCCG from Accipiter gentilis chromosome 23, bAccGen1.1, whole genome shotgun sequence includes:
- the NICN1 gene encoding nicolin-1; the encoded protein is MSGAAGPGPGPPAGQGRSPLPCAPRPAAALQLAGGAEPARPGVAVIDLRFPRGAAADVQEIVFRNFYTAFLSVRVQRPGPSGSRRWVTCLRDYCLMPCPHTEEGSQDYFSLRRHQMLCDVDQVTAVRFILRQPSPVWLHFTIEELQIFPPGQKSPQKDFPSWLSQLTPPEQPASLHGELPDPEKVSTEVQQMWVLTEVIRARQAAARIGRFDVDGCYDINLLSYT